GTGCCCGTGGCTAGCTGACCAGACGTGCCCGTGGCTAGCTGACCCGACGTGCCCGTGGCTAGCTGACCAGACGTGCCCGTGGCTAGCTGACCCGACGTGCCCGTGGCTAGCTGACCAGACGTGCCCGTGGCTAGCTGACCAGACGTGCCCGTGGCTAGCTGACCCGACGTGCCCGTGGCTAGCTGACCCGACGTGCCCGTGGCTAGCTGACCCGACGTGCCCGTGGCTAGCTGACCAGACGTGCCCGTGGCTAGCTGACCCGACGTGCCCGTGGCTAGCTGACCAGACGTGCCCGTGGCTAGCTGACCAGATGTGCCCGTGGCTAGCTGACAAGACGTGCCCGTGGCTAGCTGACCCGACGTGCCCGTGGCTAGCTGACCCGACGTGCCCGTGGCTAGCTGACCCGACGTGCCCGTGGCTAGCTGACCAGACGCGCCCGTGGCTAGATGACCCGACGCGTCTGTGGCTAGCTGACCCGACGCGCCCGTGGCTAGCTGACCCGACGCGCCCGTGGCTAGCTGACCCGACGTGCCCGTGGCTAGCTGACCCGACGTGCCCGTGGCTAGCTGACCCGACGTGCCCGTGGCTAGCTGACCAGACGCGCCCGTGGCTAGCTGACCCGACGCGTCTGTGGCTAGCTGACCCGACGCGCCCGTGGCTAGCTGACCCGACGCGCCCGTGGCTAGCTGACATCTGTAGCCCAGGTAGACATTAGCATGCCAGGCTCTTTCTGCCATGGGGGCCACAGTAAAGTAGAAAGCACATGTTACAGCACATTAGTGCCAGCCAGGCCTATAGCTGCCATCACATCCCACTGCCTTCAGGGAGCCACCATGACAGTCCATCAGCTGGGCAGCTCCAGCACTGCAGACATACACAGCCATGGTCACTACCGTACAGTATGCCAGCACTCACGCCTGCACTGCGGGCACAGATGTCTGCACTGGATCATCCCCCACCGCTGCCCACCCACCAACACGTCTGTCAGACCCATCAGTCCGCATCCACAGTCCTAAAACCTGAGCTGCCAGTGGGACTCTCCGCCCTCCCGGCCCCCGGGCCGGACCTCTTACCGGTACACGTGTTACTAGCTGAGCCCACAGTTCCCAGTCGCCGCTGATTGCGTCAGACGGTCAGATCGATGAGCTCGGCACTCGACTGGCTGGGCCGCTCCTATTGGGTAATGTGGTTATGTGAAGTTAAAGGCGCAGCGTGCAGCCGTGAGCTGGTAATGATATGCCGCCGTCACCGGTAGTGGAAAGGTACAGGTGGTCTCCGCGCAGGCACGGTGCCGTGAGAAGTAACGGGGGTTTGCTCCGGAGCTGGACTTGGAGAATTGGTGGAAACTTGAGCAAAGTTTGTCCGTGAGGGCGGGAATGGCCGGAATGGCGCCTTCAGTTAGGTCCACTATGTCTAACGGCAGAGCGAATGCACGTGTTCTGGCTGCTGGGGGTCTCACCTTCTATAGCGTGTAATGGCACTCTGGGGAGACCCCTCTACGTGCAGGGTGACCGCTGAGGGCCATGCACGGCACACACCAGGCTGAAGTTGGGTGCAAAGTCTGCCATTTATTTTCCTGTCTTCGTACAGGTTTAACAACAACTAATGCCAATTATAAAATGCAGAGaggagccctgatggactacgcttaaaagaatgtaaagctggcacaAATCTGGGCATCACAGTGGGCACTGAAGGGCATTGTTGAAAGGGTTAAATTAACCTCACAATGTGAAAATGCACTATATCTAATTCAggtccctgcagcctggcccaaaCTGGCACTGTGCCTCAGCACTGGCATCACAGTGGGCAGACCGCCAATTCTCCCACCTTGATGCCTGGTCTGATGCCCACAACCCATGtgggccaggctgcagggaccTGAATTTGAGGTTGGGAGTCACTATCTATGTAATGGTGGGTGAccagttttttgctcccctccttcccagagccataactttttttatttttccgtcaatttggccatgtgagggcttattttttgcaggacgagttgtacttttgaacgacatcattggttttagcatgtcgtgtactagaaaagggggaaaaaaatctaAGTGCGGAGAGATTGcaataaaaagtgcaatcccaaacttgttttttgtttggcttttttgctaggttcactaaatgctaaaactgagctgccattatgattctccaggtgattacgagttcataggcaccaaacatgtctaggttcttttatctaagtggtaaaagaaaaaaaactccaaactttgctgaaaaacaaaaatgcgcaattttcctatacccgtagcgtctccatgtttcatgatctggggttgggcgaGAGCTAATTTTTTGCATTTCGGGCTGAcgttttaaaagggaatctgtcaccccaaaaattgtatatgagataaggccaccggcatcatgggcttatctacagcattctgtaatgctgtagataagcccctgatgtatcctgaaaggtatattatactcacccaggggcggtcctgctgcggtccgggtctggcgcctcccatcgtcatatgatgacgtcctcttcttgtcttcacgctccggcgcaggcgtactttgtcctgttgaggggagcaaagtactgcagtgtgcagggcgctgcgttttgcgacgcatgcgtcggtttttgccgaaatttggacgcaagaaaaatgcaacttgttgcgttttcttggtccgacgctagcggcaaaaaagacgcatgcgtcgcacaacgcaacaaaaaaaacgcatgcgttccccatgttaaatatagggacgcatgcgtcgccgctgcgttgcccgacgcaaacacgacgcaaaacgggaaacgctagtgtgaacgtagcctaacagcacaTCTGATGTGAGACACACAAGTAGACctgtatgtagaaaagccgtggagacaccatcacgtgtttctcaacgcaagcaataaatagccaggtctttcatcgggaaggaacaaccacgggaagggcagcatccaaaaaggaaaaccacctatgccaaaacatggtatccatccacagacagctgtttcggggtatttgcccctcatcagtgtggagtaagaaactggctattaaaagcagtgcctagtaaaaggactataagcaTAACGATGAATGACCTcggagagatcaaaacatccaacaccgcggagacaccatcacgtgtttctcaacgcagtgatccagaacactgcccccatcccttatggggaatatgcaaatgcatgtagaaaagcagcggagacaccatcacgtgtttctcaacgcaagcaataaatagccaggtctttcaccgggaaggaacaaccacgggaagggcagcatccaaaaggaaaaccacctatgccaaaacatggtatccatccacagacagctgttttggggtatttgcccctcatcagtgtggagtaagaaactggctattaggagcagtgcctagtgaaaagacTATAAAcacaaggatgaatgacctcgtgggagatgacaccatcacatgtttctcaacgcagtgatccagaacactgctcccagtatatatacacaggtagacctgtcctctgcattctataacctgtatgccctttAATAATTTAGGTAAGTCAAAtgcggtgaccgattccctttaaacctGTAAAAAGctgaagaaaccaacttcagcctcgtgcaCACAACAGGTGTATATGGTGGACATCCGCTTTATTCCAGGTGAAATTCCCCTCCTTGTTTGGTATGCGGCAGATTTTTGAGTATTTATCCcctcctaaggccgggatcacacatgcgagaaacacgtccgtgcggagcgtgcggctccatgtgttgctatgcggccgcacgctccgctccacagtgccggcgccagagcttggatttcacatgcgagacacggacgtgtttctcgcatgtgtgatcccggcctaaggagaATCCTTCAATGCAATTGTTGGTGGGGTTTTACAAAACCCTTTGTGACCCACTTTATGGGAATGAAGTCTTCTCAGTCTCTAGTATAAACTAAGCACATGTTCTTATAGGGGATATCGCCACTATAATAATCATATTTGGTGCTTTTATTACTGTCATTTTTCTGCAGTTTAATCACATATGCTAATTAGGGTCCTCAGTGCACCCTAGCGTGGCCAAGAGGCTTCGTGCAACCTACCCCCCCTAAGTTTTGCATGTTCCCTCCTCCCTCGCTGGTGATTGATAGCCCTGTTTGCCATAAATGCGCACTGCCTGCAGAGACACTCAGGCCGGTCAATCACCAGTGAGAGAGACCTGCAAAACGAGTAGGCGGCATGGTGGTCGTTTAACAGCTAATGGTGTAAATCCACCATTCGAGAAGGAGATGTTAAGATTTAGGGATTGTACACTAATCTTGTATCTAATGGTCCATTTAAATCTGTTTGTAGGAATTCTCTCTCCTGACTATTGACTCATACACAGGCCAAAAATATCCCGGCGAATGAACAGAAAGGTCGTTCAAGAAGTGTGATTATTTTCAAGGAGGCTTAAAAATAGTTATCGGCAGCCAGTGTAAACAGGTGATGTGCTGCCAATAGCATCATGTTCTATTGGCACAGGATGATCGTCGGCAAGCATGTGTAAACCACTGCTGATTGGGTTGTATGTAGCCCATCGATTGTCTTTTAACTGCCAGCGAAGAGCACGTTGAAAGGGCCCAATAATCGGGCTATAGGCTAGGAgataaacaaaaagaaaaatggtgttACAAAATATCTCACAAATATATCAACTTTATTAAAGATAACCAATTTATTTAAAAACAGAGTAGATCATTGGAGGGTTAACAAAATACCTCCCAAGTCAATAAACATTATGTACGTATTATGCCCATGTATATATTGCAGTAGATTCTCTAATGGCTAACATATACATCAGAAAGAAGAGTATAGGAGGCAAACTTGCATAGTAATGTGTAACCCTGACGATTGCGCGTTTCACCCAGCTGCTTCAGGGGGCGTGTCCAAAGAGGCAAGGAGCAAATGGAGAGATggcgaggctatgtgcacatggtgtttTTAAGACTCTGGTGGACCCGCAAAGGATTTTCTTGGCGATGCCGGTTCAGGAAAATACTAAAGGTCCTTTTCCCAAAGCGGCATTAGTGGCGGTTTTTCCATCTTTGTTCTATTATTTAAACTATAACGAGCGAAAATCTTCCTAGTGGAAGCTGTCTGAAGCGGTTAACAGAAGTACCAAAAGACTGAACAtgcatactacagtcatggccaaaagtattgacacccctgcaattctgtcagataatactcattttcttcctgaaaatgattgcaaacacaaattatttggtattatcttcatttaatttgtcttaaatgaaaaaaacacaaaagagaatgaagcaaaaagcaaaacattgatcatttcacacaaaactccaaaaatgggccagacaaaagtagtggtaccctcagcctaatacttggttgcacaacctttagccaaaataactgcgaccaaccgcttccggtaaccatcaatgagtttcttacaatgctctgctggaattttagaccattcttctttggcaaactgctccaggtccctgatatttgaagggtgccttctccaaactgccatttttagatctctccacaggtgttctatgggattcaggtctggactcattgctggccaccttagaagtctccagtgcgctctctcaaaccattttctagtgctttgtgaagtgtgttttgggtcattgtcctgctggaagacccataacctctgagggagacccagctttctcacactgggccctacattatgctgcaaaatttgttggtagtcttcagacttcataatgccatccacacggtcaagcagttcagtgccaTAGGCAGCTAAGCAACCCCAGAACATCAGggacgctgatctgacacagtgcacagcaaagtgtcagatcagcgatctgtcactttactgtgatgtcctcccctggagcaaagtaaaaaaaaaaaaaatcagatgtgttaaaaaaaattcctaaataaaataacaataaaaaaaattattccaataaatacattttctaaataaaaaaaaacaataaaagtacacatatttagtatcgccgcgtccgtaacgacccgacctataaaactgtcccactagttaaccccttcagtgtgcaccgtaaaaaaaaaaaattaaacgaggcaaaaaacaacgcatcataccgccgaacaaaaagtggaatagcacgcgatcaaaaagacagatataaataaccatgatactgctgaaaacgtcatcttgtcccgcagaaaactagccgccatacagcatcatcagtgaaaaaataagttatagtcctcagaataaagcgatgcaaaaataattattttttctataaaatagtttttatcgtataaaagcgccaaaacataaaaaaataatctaaatgaggtatcgctgtcatcgtactgacccgaagaataaagctgctttatccattttaccaaatgcggaacggtataaatgccaccccctccccctccccccccccccaaagaaaatcatgaatagctggtttttggtcatacctcctcacaaaaatcggaataaaaagcgatcaaaaaatgtcacgtgcccgaaaatgttaccaataaaaacgtcaactcgtcccgcaaaaaacaagacctcacatgactctgtggaccaaaatatggaaaaattatagctctcaaaatgtggtaacgcaaaaaaatattttttgcaataaaaaagcgtcttttcttgtgtgatggctgccaatcaaatccgctaaaaaacccgctgtaaacgtaaatcaaacccccccttcatcacccccttaggctggtttcacatttgcgtttttggcCGCTGCGTTcgtaacgcataaaaacgcatgagtcttgttttcctatatttaacattaaaagcgttttttttttgggcgcgtttgacgacgcatgcgtgtttttatcgcttgcggcttggcgcggaaatgcaacacgtagtagtttctagaggcgtttttttgccgcgaaaaaacgcatgcgttcgattgcgtcaaaaaaacctattgctgtctatgtaaacgcatgcgtttggttgcgtttttgaacgcatgcgttttcatagagaaaaacaagtctagacactgataagccaccccccaccatcaaggtgataaaggtatccaagccctaaccctaaccccaaagggatccaaaccctaaccctaatgggaaaatggaaataaatacatttttttaatttttccctaactaaggagttgatgaagggggtttgatttctatttataaggagttatttagcggatttttatgattggcagctgtcacacactgaaagatgctttttagtccaaaaaatattttttgcgttaccacattttaagagctacaatttttccatattttggtccacagtgtcatgtgaggtcttgttttttgcagaacatttttattggtaacattttggggaacgtgacatttttgattgctttttattccaatttttttgaagcagaatgaacaaaaaccagcttgtgaaatttctcatcatgcgtaccaaaagcgcaaacgcaggaaaaaacgcatgtaaacgcatacaaacgtggcgtttttttaaccgcatgcaaaaacgcatgcgtctaaaaaatgctgcgtttgtacgcgtttacatgcgtttttttcaccacttgcggatgcgtttaaaacgctgcagatttaaacgcaaatgtgaaaccagccattagttagggaaaaataaaaaaaatttataaaatgtatttatttccattttcccgttagggttggggctagggatagggtttggattacatttacggttgggattagggttagcagtgtgtcagggttaggggtgtggttgggattagtggtgtatttgggttagggcttcagttataattgggggatttccactgtttaggcacatcaggggctctccaaacgcaacatggcgtccgatctcaattccagccaattctgcgttggaaaagtaaaacggcgctccttcccttccaagctctcccgtgcgcccaaacagatgtttaccccaacatatgtggtatcagcgtactcagcacaaattggacaacaacttctggggtccaatttctcttgttacccttgggaaaataaaaattgggggggctaaaaaaaaaaacatttttgtgggacaaaaatgattttttattttcatggctctgcgttctaaactgtagtgaaatacttgggggttcaaagttctcacaacacatctagataagttccttggggggtctagtttccaatatggggtcaattgggcgggtttctactgtttaggtacatcaggggctctgcaaatgcaacatgacgcctgcagaccaatccatctaagtctgcattccaaatggcgctccttcccttccgagctctgccatgcacccaaacagtggttccccccccacatatggggtatcatcgtactcaggagaaattggacaacaacttttggggaccaatttctcctgttacccttgggaaaatacaatacttggtgttaaagataatttttgcggaaaaaaaatgattttttattttcacggctctgcgttattaactgtagtgaaacacttgggcgttcaaagctctcacaacacatctagataagatccttagggggtctactttccaaaatggtgtcacttttggggggtttcaatgtttaggcacatcaggggctctccaaacgcaacatgacgtcccatctcaattccagtcaattttgcattgaaaagtcaaacggtgctccttcccttccgagctctcccatgcacccaaacagtggtttacccccacatatggggtatcagcatactcaggacaaattgcacaacaacttttggggtccaatttcttctgttacccttggtaaaataaaacaaattggagctgaagtaaattttttgtgagaaaaagttaaatgttcattttttatttattttttttaaacattccaaaaattcctgtgaaacacctgactggttaataaacttcttgaatgtggttttgagcaccttgaggggtgcagtttttagaaaatacccaactgtgacaccattctatcatagagacccctcaaaatgacttcaaatgtgatgtggtccctaaaaaaaaaaatggggttgtaaaaatgagagattgctggtcaacttttaaccttcataactccctaacaaaaaaaaaatgtttccaaaattgtgcttgatgtagacatgtgggaaatgttacttattaagtattttgtgtgacatatctctgtgatttaagggcataaaaatttggggggaaaagttgtaaaattgtgaaattttcaaaattttcgccaaatttccatttttattttttttacaaataaacgcaggtaatatcaaagaaattttaccactatcatgaagtacaatatgtctcgagaaaacaatgtcagaatcgctggggtccgttgaagcgttccagatttataacctcataaagggacagtggtcaaaattgtaaaaattggcctggtcattaacgtgcaaaacaccctcggggcttaaggggttaaaactaaaaaaaagtcaTGGATGTCAAAACAAAAATTGCAGCCTACAATAGggatcaaaaacatttttttccctacGTTCATATGACCTTAGCTGCGAACAAGCTGCCGTCAGGGTATTTTTGTTCCTTCTCTGCCTTCAGCCTTGTGATAGGTGTCTGTGGACCAGTCTTTGCAAAATACGATCAGGTCCGATAAGTTGGGGAGATGAGATTAACCATTTAAAGGGGCTATCTCAAGTTCAGAAATGGTTAAAGCTGCAAATTTCATGTTTGAgccttctcaaatctttggcagttcatttacatttttctctctctctctcactctctctctctctctctctctctctctctctcatttttTACGCCTGTTGACTATCGGCAGCAAaccttttgatggttctgtgatcacaatccaatattttagcaatttcaagagtgctgcatccctTTTAAGATTTTGAACAATTTTATTAATTTTCGGAGTCAGATAAATCtattttttggcccattttgcatGAGgataaacaagctgcctaataattctgcacatcttGATAAAGGGCTTTgatattcttaggcctcaccctcctCAATACACAAaggcacctgatctgcttcatccaataagaatTGAAGGTTGTATAGCTTGGCGtttgaaaatctgcataaaaatgatatggtcaaaatagtttactaataattctgcacacagtgtattaaaATGTTTGTTCATATAAAATATGATTCATTTACTTGTCAGTCTTTTAGTGTTGTGGTATTAATAAAATTGCCTTTTTCTGCAGAACATCTTGAACAGCCTGACCTATGAATGTAGTCCGTAATCCGTCCGTGCTCGGAGTATGCTCTGAGCGGCAAGTGTTGTTGTACCCAACAGACTGGGAAGACCCTTTTCCAGGAACAATGGAAGAGATAAAAATCAGTATTGTTAATGATCGAGCAACTGGGTCTAAGCGTGAAAGAGATGAAGCTGCTGAACTCACCCCTTGTGCCAAGAGATCACGTCATGATGCCTTTAGTTGTAGCACACCTTCATCTTCCTTTGGCAGTTCTTCAGCGACCCAGCACCTACATTTTTCATCCTTTCATTCACAAAGTGAAAATACAGTGGAACATGAGGAGGAGGAAGATTCTTTATTGTATGGTTCGGATGATGAGGATGACTTTGATGACATTGCTAATTTAACTTCAGATCAAGAGGACATCATTCTGCAGGACATTATTGACCCTTACCATGCTGCTGAGCCCCCAGAAACCTGTAATGAGGTCACTACATGTGTGGACCCATTTAGACCTTCAGAAAGTCAAGGTGAGAATAGCGCAGCTTCACTTTATAAAACACTGGATGTTTCTGACACTTTGACTGAAGAGAGTGAGGGAGACAACTATGCTGCAATGCCACCGTCACCCTGCCAGTCAGCCTTAGACCGAGAAGAGGTGAGTGAATCAATCCAGTCTAGTGTTTGTAATGTGAAATCTCCAAATGAGCTCCCTACTGCTGAAACAGTGGTGGACAGTGACCTGTCTACACCATTGTTGGGCATAAAGGGAGTTTCTTCTTCTCAGGCTCCCAACTCGTTTTCTCCAAAACATCTTCTGCAGACTCTGCCTAGGGTTGAAGCTGCACTGAATCGAAGTGAGGTCCTCGACTTTCCATTTGATTGTGACATTGACAATGTCTTGACAATAAGTCTTGGGTCTCCCTTCTCATCAGATGAAGACAATGGTGGTGAATTGGCTGCCATCACCACTAAAGGTAAGAGTTCTGAAATATCAGTCTCTAAATTACCACCTCAGGGTTCTGAGTTTAATCAGGTTTCAACAGCCAATGCGGCATGCAACAGTATTTCAGTTGCAGCACAGCATTACTCCCCACTTTCCCTTGATACAGCAAACTTGTCAAAGGATCCTC
The Ranitomeya imitator isolate aRanImi1 chromosome 3, aRanImi1.pri, whole genome shotgun sequence genome window above contains:
- the S100PBP gene encoding S100P-binding protein isoform X3 — translated: MNVVRNPSVLGVCSERQVLLYPTDWEDPFPGTMEEIKISIVNDRATGSKRERDEAAELTPCAKRSRHDAFSCSTPSSSFGSSSATQHLHFSSFHSQSENTVEHEEEEDSLLYGSDDEDDFDDIANLTSDQEDIILQDIIDPYHAAEPPETCNEVTTCVDPFRPSESQGENSAASLYKTLDVSDTLTEESEGDNYAAMPPSPCQSALDREEVSESIQSSVCNVKSPNELPTAETVVDSDLSTPLLGIKGVSSSQAPNSFSPKHLLQTLPRVEAALNRSEVLDFPFDCDIDNVLTISLGSPFSSDEDNGGELAAITTKGKSSEISVSKLPPQGSEFNQVSTANAACNSISVAAQHYSPLSLDTANLSKDPHYPHTAEPKPSKVPSATSTVVSVETKLSIASLGTGKTVEFEKPSEVKENKAVHNDPQSTTSLKDPTPSAAPTANGIQSKIVAPPCGKVQSSTDPKKEKPRIAIAPLCRPSFRDSISDFQLENDKNIYCHRVLMHITSPRQSKSEDPSIELASLLKQISQEHKNWQHPSDLSKSSCEMLGRCTPNIESRGEALLLRICNTFSLSVSYIKPSSVWK
- the S100PBP gene encoding S100P-binding protein isoform X2, producing MNVVRNPSVLGVCSERQVLLYPTDWEDPFPGTMEEIKISIVNDRATGSKRERDEAAELTPCAKRSRHDAFSCSTPSSSFGSSSATQHLHFSSFHSQSENTVEHEEEEDSLLYGSDDEDDFDDIANLTSDQEDIILQDIIDPYHAAEPPETCNEVTTCVDPFRPSESQGENSAASLYKTLDVSDTLTEESEGDNYAAMPPSPCQSALDREEVSESIQSSVCNVKSPNELPTAETVVDSDLSTPLLGIKGVSSSQAPNSFSPKHLLQTLPRVEAALNRSEVLDFPFDCDIDNVLTISLGSPFSSDEDNGGELAAITTKGKSSEISVSKLPPQGSEFNQVSTANAACNSISVAAQHYSPLSLDTANLSKDPHYPHTAEPKPSKVPSATSTVVSVETKLSIASLGTGKTVEFEKPSEVKENKAVHNDPQSTTSLKDPTPSAAPTANGIQSKIVAPPCGKVQSSTDPKKEKPRIAIAPLCRPSFRDSISDFQLENDKNIYCHRVLMHITSPRQSKSEDPSIELASLLKQISQEHKNWQHPSDLSKSLPLLSSSCEMLGRCTPNIESRGEALLLRICNTFSLSVSYIKPSSVWK
- the S100PBP gene encoding S100P-binding protein isoform X1 — translated: MNVVRNPSVLGVCSERQVLLYPTDWEDPFPGTMEEIKISIVNDRATGSKRERDEAAELTPCAKRSRHDAFSCSTPSSSFGSSSATQHLHFSSFHSQSENTVEHEEEEDSLLYGSDDEDDFDDIANLTSDQEDIILQDIIDPYHAAEPPETCNEVTTCVDPFRPSESQGENSAASLYKTLDVSDTLTEESEGDNYAAMPPSPCQSALDREEVSESIQSSVCNVKSPNELPTAETVVDSDLSTPLLGIKGVSSSQAPNSFSPKHLLQTLPRVEAALNRSEVLDFPFDCDIDNVLTISLGSPFSSDEDNGGELAAITTKGKSSEISVSKLPPQGSEFNQVSTANAACNSISVAAQHYSPLSLDTANLSKDPHYPHTAEPKPSKVPSATSTVVSVETKLSIASLGTGKTVEFEKPSEVKENKAVHNDPQSTTSLKDPTPSAAPTANGIQSKIVAPPCGKVQSSTDPKKEKPRIAIAPLCRPSFRDSISDFQLENDKNIYCHRVLMHITSPRQSKSEDPSIELASLLKQISQEHKNWQHPSDLSKRNHPRFGNKPSKRFTLNQWVIESGGSDQRFKDFPNTFQRSSIPSVLPFNS